From Humisphaera borealis, the proteins below share one genomic window:
- a CDS encoding serine hydrolase domain-containing protein produces the protein MTMTAARAADAPPKLPGVSEKMLTFVKDSEVSGVVTLVANSDGIIHLSAEGLADIEANKPMQPDSLFWIASMTKPVTGVAMMMLVDEGKLAIDDPVAKYIPEFANLKKPDGSPANLTVRHLMTHTSGLSEVSPEVGKTATKLADLIPSFLSKPTQFVPGSKWQYCQSGINTGGRIVEVISGMSYPEFLQKRLFDPLGMTDTSFYPPKEKLDRLADSYKKDGMKLAAVPIAFLNGKSPSDTNRYPLANGGLFSTAKDYGTFLRMVLNKGSLDGKTYLSPKAVEQMTSVLSGDVVTGFTPGNGWGFGWCIIREPQGVSAKLSPGSHGHGGAYGTQAWIDPKAGLAHVLMIQRTNFSNPGGSDGSPVRQGFHEAVSEALKK, from the coding sequence ATGACGATGACCGCTGCCCGTGCCGCTGATGCGCCACCGAAACTGCCGGGTGTATCCGAGAAGATGTTGACCTTCGTAAAGGACAGCGAAGTTTCCGGCGTTGTCACGCTGGTCGCGAATAGCGACGGCATCATCCACCTGAGCGCCGAAGGGCTGGCCGACATCGAAGCCAACAAGCCGATGCAGCCCGACAGCCTGTTCTGGATCGCGTCGATGACCAAGCCGGTGACCGGCGTGGCAATGATGATGCTGGTCGATGAGGGCAAGCTTGCGATCGACGATCCGGTCGCGAAGTACATTCCTGAGTTCGCGAACCTGAAGAAGCCGGACGGCTCGCCGGCGAATTTGACCGTGCGGCATCTGATGACTCACACGTCGGGGTTGTCGGAAGTCTCGCCTGAAGTCGGCAAGACCGCGACGAAGCTCGCCGACCTGATTCCGTCGTTCCTCAGTAAGCCGACGCAGTTCGTCCCCGGCAGCAAGTGGCAGTATTGCCAGAGCGGTATCAACACCGGTGGGCGGATCGTCGAAGTCATCAGCGGGATGAGCTACCCCGAGTTCCTGCAGAAGCGGCTGTTCGATCCACTTGGCATGACCGATACCAGCTTCTATCCGCCGAAGGAGAAGTTGGATCGCCTGGCCGACAGCTACAAGAAGGACGGCATGAAGCTCGCTGCCGTGCCCATTGCGTTCCTGAACGGCAAAAGTCCGAGCGACACCAACCGCTACCCGCTGGCCAACGGCGGCTTGTTCTCGACCGCGAAGGACTACGGCACCTTCCTGCGCATGGTACTGAACAAGGGATCGCTCGACGGCAAGACTTACCTGTCGCCTAAAGCGGTCGAGCAGATGACGTCGGTCCTGAGCGGAGATGTGGTGACCGGCTTCACGCCCGGCAACGGCTGGGGCTTCGGCTGGTGCATCATCCGTGAACCGCAGGGAGTGAGCGCCAAGCTGTCCCCTGGAAGTCATGGCCACGGCGGGGCGTATGGCACCCAGGCGTGGATCGATCCCAAGGCTGGTTTGGCGCACGTGCTGATGATTCAGCGGACGAACTTCAGCAACCCCGGCGGGTCCGACGGTTCGCCGGTACGGCAGGGGTTCCATGAAGCGGTTTCGGAGGCGCTGAAGAAGTGA
- a CDS encoding YggS family pyridoxal phosphate-dependent enzyme, whose protein sequence is MAKRSPLAEKLDEVKDRIARACEKRKRDPAEVTLVAVTKTAAPEQIREILSLGIADLGESRVQQLTQRAGQLNEFVARRQIHGDAGTMPDKIRWHMIGHLQRNKVKSLLPFVHLIHSIDSLRLAEELDAQADKAGRKIPILLQVNGSEEPQKHGVAIGAAVHLAEQIDSMPGLQLTGLMTMAAHETDPVKIRQAFSRTREVFEELKWNKIGGASLRHISMGMSDDFEVAIEEGATMVRIGSTLFGGGVQDHEGLEEA, encoded by the coding sequence GTGGCAAAACGTTCTCCCTTGGCCGAAAAACTGGACGAAGTGAAGGACCGCATCGCGAGGGCTTGCGAGAAGCGCAAGCGCGATCCGGCCGAGGTGACCCTCGTTGCTGTCACCAAAACCGCTGCGCCGGAGCAGATTCGCGAAATCCTTTCGCTCGGCATTGCCGACCTCGGCGAGAGTCGCGTGCAGCAACTCACCCAGCGGGCAGGGCAGCTCAATGAGTTTGTCGCCAGGCGGCAGATTCATGGCGACGCCGGCACGATGCCGGACAAGATCCGCTGGCACATGATCGGCCACCTTCAGCGGAACAAAGTCAAGTCGCTGCTGCCGTTCGTCCACCTGATCCACAGCATCGACAGCCTCCGGCTTGCCGAAGAACTTGATGCCCAGGCCGACAAGGCCGGGCGAAAGATTCCGATCCTGCTGCAGGTCAACGGTTCGGAAGAGCCGCAGAAGCACGGTGTGGCAATCGGGGCGGCGGTCCATCTGGCCGAGCAGATCGACTCCATGCCCGGCCTGCAGCTGACCGGCCTGATGACGATGGCCGCCCATGAGACCGATCCCGTCAAAATCCGCCAGGCGTTCAGCCGAACACGTGAGGTGTTCGAAGAGCTGAAGTGGAACAAGATCGGCGGGGCCTCCCTGCGGCACATCAGCATGGGCATGAGCGACGACTTCGAAGTCGCGATCGAAGAAGGAGCAACGATGGTTCGCATTGGTTCCACCCTCTTCGGTGGCGGCGTGCAGGATCATGAAGGGCTTGAGGAGGCTTAG
- a CDS encoding lipopolysaccharide kinase InaA family protein yields MSPQQLEQTLRDLPRVGTLIKDRGYRQIWRFEFDGKAYYLKFYPRGRSFFSRDGWRRRFRGSPAYNEFQRLQWLQKAKIPAPRAVAILGGFVLDGIKGDAVILHAIEPSVSLDELLNDQAVHGEYSSRQRRDLADQVIDLVYKLGQAGYGHHDLHLGNFLLHDGRLHLIDAYALRKGGLTTADVLMLGAGVARFATTTDLLRGWRKLVGEGPIPRSNPNASAIWQSQLSRIKGGNRYFGRLSLDGWRGVFFKQTKHPRRWAEVSHLEVSKMDWQSTLPAIVRALEDGSLKTLKSSPSGDVYEGALKLGEYNVDVVIKQPHKRYWYRYFNEIGRGSRSRRAWYKAWNLIVRDLPTAWPLAYFERTRLGYVTQSFIVFEKVPGPTFWTVDLDALTDRSREMLFHRAGRLLRLLERFGMSHFDAKASNWIVRADEATGPSPVLIDVDGIRFRRWTALGIDRLLRSLLGRKQYSPDDSLALCRGYAPYTRLEAPRTDAEVEDPARTSDTPGDG; encoded by the coding sequence GTGTCTCCGCAGCAGCTCGAACAAACACTCCGCGACCTCCCTCGCGTCGGCACGCTCATTAAAGATCGCGGCTATCGCCAGATCTGGCGGTTCGAGTTCGACGGGAAGGCGTATTACCTCAAGTTCTATCCCCGGGGCCGTTCATTCTTCTCCCGCGACGGCTGGCGTCGGCGATTCCGGGGATCACCGGCATACAACGAGTTTCAACGCCTGCAGTGGCTCCAAAAGGCGAAGATCCCGGCGCCACGAGCCGTAGCGATCCTCGGCGGGTTCGTACTCGACGGCATCAAGGGAGACGCCGTCATCCTGCATGCGATTGAACCGTCCGTCTCGCTGGACGAATTGCTCAACGATCAGGCGGTGCACGGCGAGTATTCGTCTCGTCAGCGCCGCGACCTGGCCGACCAGGTGATCGATCTCGTGTACAAGCTCGGACAGGCCGGGTACGGGCATCACGACCTTCACCTCGGTAACTTTCTGCTTCACGACGGCAGGCTCCATCTGATCGACGCCTACGCCTTGCGAAAGGGCGGCTTGACCACCGCTGACGTACTGATGCTCGGTGCGGGAGTCGCCAGGTTTGCGACGACAACCGACCTGCTGCGGGGCTGGCGAAAGCTTGTCGGTGAGGGGCCGATACCCCGTTCAAACCCGAACGCGTCCGCCATCTGGCAGAGCCAGCTCAGTCGCATCAAGGGTGGGAATCGCTACTTCGGTCGGCTGTCCCTGGACGGTTGGCGCGGCGTGTTCTTCAAGCAGACCAAGCACCCTCGGCGCTGGGCGGAAGTCAGTCACCTGGAAGTCTCCAAGATGGACTGGCAGTCCACCCTGCCGGCGATCGTCCGTGCACTGGAGGACGGGTCATTAAAGACACTCAAGTCCAGTCCCAGCGGCGACGTGTACGAAGGGGCGTTGAAGCTGGGCGAGTACAACGTTGACGTCGTCATCAAGCAGCCGCACAAGCGATACTGGTATCGATACTTCAACGAGATCGGCAGGGGGTCGCGATCCCGCCGCGCCTGGTACAAGGCGTGGAACCTGATCGTTCGTGACCTCCCAACCGCCTGGCCGCTGGCGTACTTCGAGCGGACGCGGCTGGGCTACGTGACACAGTCGTTCATCGTGTTCGAGAAAGTCCCTGGCCCGACATTCTGGACAGTCGATCTGGACGCGCTGACCGACCGAAGCAGGGAGATGCTGTTCCACCGGGCCGGCCGGTTGCTGCGGTTGCTCGAACGCTTCGGCATGTCGCACTTCGATGCCAAGGCCAGCAACTGGATCGTTCGTGCCGACGAGGCAACCGGGCCGTCGCCGGTACTGATCGACGTTGATGGCATCCGATTCCGCCGGTGGACGGCGCTGGGGATCGACCGCCTGTTGCGTAGCCTTCTGGGACGAAAGCAGTATTCGCCGGACGATTCGCTGGCGCTGTGCCGTGGGTACGCGCCGTACACGCGGCTGGAGGCACCAAGGACCGACGCAGAAGTGGAAGATCCTGCCCGCACTTCGGATACGCCGGGAGATGGCTAG
- the waaC gene encoding lipopolysaccharide heptosyltransferase I, which yields MQRIPFQTSPRRVLIVKPSAIGDVVHTLPILKLVKNRWPLAEVSWLVTPACAGILDQHPLLHEVIRFDRKMFGRSWRQPSVLRSLFEFGERLKRRRFDVAIDLQGLFRSGWLTFQTAAPIRIGLSDAREFATLFYTHRITVGRREQHAIERYLSVAEAIGAGRGPVEFPFATTAADEAFVRDRVPAKYALLFPGTNWATKRWPVEKFAALVARLKQRFGLETVVGGAPNEVDLAAKIPTAVNLAGRTTLNQLVALIARSAVVISNDSGPMHIAAALGRPLVAPFGPTNPIRTGPYGRLGSVVKLDLPCSPCYSRHCSHQSCLQWLEIDAVLRVVERELTGSY from the coding sequence ATGCAGCGGATCCCTTTTCAAACCTCGCCACGCCGCGTCCTGATCGTGAAGCCCAGCGCGATCGGCGATGTTGTGCATACGCTGCCTATCCTGAAGCTCGTCAAGAATCGCTGGCCACTCGCGGAGGTGAGCTGGCTCGTCACGCCCGCCTGTGCGGGCATTCTCGACCAGCATCCCCTGTTGCACGAAGTCATTCGATTCGACCGAAAGATGTTCGGCCGCAGCTGGCGGCAGCCGAGCGTGCTTCGATCCCTGTTTGAGTTTGGTGAACGGCTCAAGCGCCGGCGGTTCGATGTCGCGATCGACCTGCAGGGACTTTTTCGCAGTGGTTGGCTGACATTCCAGACCGCCGCGCCGATCCGCATTGGTCTCTCTGATGCCCGCGAGTTTGCCACGCTGTTCTACACGCACCGCATCACCGTCGGCCGGCGCGAGCAGCATGCGATCGAACGCTACCTGTCGGTGGCCGAAGCAATAGGAGCCGGTCGAGGCCCTGTGGAGTTCCCATTCGCGACGACCGCCGCCGATGAAGCGTTCGTTCGCGATCGAGTTCCTGCAAAGTATGCCCTGTTGTTCCCGGGCACCAACTGGGCGACCAAGCGATGGCCGGTGGAAAAGTTTGCCGCCCTTGTTGCACGCCTGAAGCAACGGTTTGGCCTTGAGACGGTGGTCGGCGGGGCACCCAATGAAGTGGACCTTGCGGCGAAGATTCCAACGGCCGTCAACCTGGCGGGCCGGACAACACTCAACCAGCTTGTCGCGTTGATCGCTCGATCAGCGGTCGTGATCAGCAACGACAGCGGTCCGATGCACATCGCCGCCGCCCTGGGCCGGCCACTGGTGGCACCGTTCGGCCCGACCAATCCCATACGAACCGGGCCGTACGGACGCCTGGGTAGCGTCGTCAAGCTCGATCTGCCCTGCAGCCCCTGCTACAGCAGACATTGCTCGCACCAGAGTTGCCTGCAATGGCTGGAGATCGATGCGGTTCTGCGGGTCGTGGAACGAGAACTCACCGGAAGTTATTGA
- a CDS encoding YajQ family cyclic di-GMP-binding protein produces the protein MPADPSFDIVSEINLQEMDNAVNQAIKEVITRYDFKGSAASISELNRKDKELVLTADAESQLDAVKKVLVEKMIKRGIDPKALDYQKLEQATHKTVRQKAKLKSGIEKDVAKAIQKSIKDLKLKVQVSIQGDTLRVTGPKRDDLQAVIAHLKANPPEVPVQFNNFR, from the coding sequence ATGCCAGCCGACCCATCATTCGACATCGTGTCCGAGATCAACCTCCAGGAGATGGACAACGCCGTCAATCAGGCGATCAAGGAGGTCATTACGCGCTACGATTTCAAGGGCAGTGCGGCGTCGATCTCGGAGCTGAATCGTAAAGACAAGGAACTCGTCCTGACGGCAGACGCCGAGTCCCAGCTGGACGCGGTCAAGAAGGTTCTGGTCGAGAAGATGATCAAGCGCGGGATCGACCCCAAGGCGCTGGACTACCAGAAACTGGAGCAGGCCACGCACAAGACCGTGCGTCAGAAGGCGAAGCTCAAGAGCGGGATCGAGAAGGATGTTGCCAAGGCGATTCAGAAGTCGATCAAGGATCTGAAGCTGAAAGTGCAGGTTTCAATCCAGGGCGACACCCTGCGCGTGACCGGCCCAAAGCGAGATGACCTGCAGGCGGTCATCGCACATCTGAAAGCCAACCCGCCAGAGGTGCCGGTACAGTTCAATAACTTCCGGTGA
- a CDS encoding alpha/beta fold hydrolase, with protein MFARIAAFGLLAAASVAVVVSIPVPTPAAEERPAPLALTTQPAVLHRTVKVDGLDIFYREAGPADAPVLLLLHGFPTNSQMFRHLIPALADKYHVIAPDYPGFGHSSMPSREKFGYTFDNLASVIGKFTETLGLKKYALYVQDYGAPVGYRLAAAHPERVSAIVVQNGNAYEEGLDNDFWKPIKAYWSNPAEKANRDALRPFLKLEATRWQYTHGVKEVERVSPDGWITDQYLLDRPGNDEIQLDLFLSYGSNPPNYPAWQTYFRQHQPPMLIVWGKNDQIFPAAGAEPYKRDLKNLEFHLLDAGHFALESNGAEIAGLMRGFLARHVQGR; from the coding sequence ATGTTCGCACGTATTGCCGCTTTCGGATTGCTGGCAGCCGCCTCGGTTGCCGTGGTCGTTTCGATTCCCGTCCCCACACCCGCCGCCGAAGAGCGGCCCGCGCCCTTGGCGCTTACCACTCAGCCTGCGGTGCTGCATCGCACAGTGAAAGTCGACGGCCTGGACATCTTCTATCGGGAAGCCGGTCCGGCCGACGCACCCGTCCTCCTCCTCCTACACGGGTTCCCGACGAACTCTCAGATGTTTCGTCACCTCATTCCGGCACTGGCCGACAAGTATCATGTCATCGCGCCGGACTATCCCGGCTTCGGACATAGCTCCATGCCGTCGCGCGAGAAGTTCGGCTACACGTTCGACAACCTTGCGAGCGTCATCGGGAAATTCACGGAGACGCTGGGGCTCAAGAAGTACGCCTTGTACGTTCAGGATTACGGTGCGCCGGTCGGATATCGGTTGGCCGCCGCCCACCCGGAACGTGTCAGCGCTATCGTGGTACAGAATGGGAACGCGTACGAAGAAGGCCTCGACAACGATTTCTGGAAACCCATCAAGGCCTACTGGAGCAACCCTGCGGAGAAAGCAAATCGCGACGCGCTGCGGCCGTTCCTGAAGCTCGAAGCCACCCGATGGCAGTACACACACGGCGTTAAAGAAGTCGAGCGCGTGAGTCCAGATGGATGGATCACCGATCAATATCTGCTCGACCGCCCTGGCAACGATGAGATCCAACTCGACCTTTTCCTGAGCTATGGTAGCAATCCGCCAAACTACCCGGCGTGGCAGACTTACTTCCGGCAGCATCAGCCGCCGATGCTGATTGTCTGGGGTAAGAACGACCAGATTTTCCCCGCCGCCGGTGCCGAGCCGTACAAGCGAGATCTCAAGAACCTGGAGTTCCACCTGTTGGACGCGGGGCACTTCGCGCTCGAGAGCAACGGAGCGGAGATCGCCGGTTTGATGCGGGGATTCCTCGCCAGGCACGTTCAGGGGAGGTAG
- a CDS encoding TetR/AcrR family transcriptional regulator: MPPTAARSEARQRVLETADRLFYQDGVRAVGIDRIIAEAGVAKMSLYKHFASKDDLILAALKHREALVEAFLRSAMERHGRRTKDKLRAFFAALKDWFGSPGFRGCAFINAAAELADPKHPGSQFARDHKVRFRSLLESLIADAVGKDAAKSAPAVALLVDGAIVSAYMQGESESADIARDAALRLMNSTHT; this comes from the coding sequence ATGCCGCCAACTGCTGCTCGATCCGAAGCCCGTCAGCGCGTCCTTGAGACCGCCGACCGACTGTTCTACCAGGACGGCGTTCGGGCCGTCGGCATCGACCGCATCATTGCCGAGGCCGGCGTGGCAAAGATGAGTCTCTACAAGCACTTTGCTTCTAAAGATGATCTGATCCTCGCCGCGCTCAAGCACCGGGAAGCTCTGGTGGAAGCGTTCCTGAGGTCGGCAATGGAACGGCACGGCAGGCGGACGAAGGACAAGCTTCGCGCATTTTTCGCCGCTCTAAAGGATTGGTTCGGCAGCCCGGGCTTTCGCGGGTGCGCATTCATCAATGCCGCAGCCGAACTCGCAGACCCGAAACACCCCGGTTCGCAATTCGCCCGCGACCACAAGGTGCGATTCCGCTCACTTCTAGAGTCTCTGATCGCCGACGCGGTCGGGAAGGACGCCGCCAAATCCGCCCCGGCGGTCGCTCTGTTGGTCGATGGAGCGATCGTGTCAGCGTACATGCAGGGCGAGTCAGAGTCGGCGGACATCGCGAGGGACGCGGCCTTGCGGCTTATGAACAGCACACACACGTGA
- a CDS encoding bifunctional 3,4-dihydroxy-2-butanone-4-phosphate synthase/GTP cyclohydrolase II, whose protein sequence is MFAPIPEILEELRQGKPIVLVDDEDRENEGDIVYAAEKVTPEAVNFMLKEARGVICVSLEVSQCDKLRLHPQTHINTAQMGTAFTVTVDAHPKFGVSTGVSAKDRAATIAVCIADDAQPQDLLRPGHINPLRARDGGVLVRAGQTEGSVDLARLAGMKPAAVICEIMRDDGEMARRPELEVFCQKHRLKMCTIADLISYRLQREQLVKRVETVVLPTNWGDFTLIAYESHVDPQPHLAICKGGIGELGPDGLPIVHEEPVLVRVHSECLTGDVFGSQRCDCGPQLSAAMTMIEKEGKGAVIYLRQEGRGIGLVNKLHAYKLQEQGLDTVEANERLGLPVDKRDYGIGSQILRDLGIRKIRIMTNNPKKIHGLEGYGLSIVENVPVRVEPGEHNEKYLATKKAKMGHRL, encoded by the coding sequence ATGTTCGCTCCCATCCCCGAGATCCTCGAAGAATTGCGTCAAGGCAAACCCATCGTCCTCGTTGACGACGAAGACCGCGAAAACGAAGGCGATATCGTCTACGCCGCCGAGAAGGTGACGCCCGAGGCTGTCAACTTCATGCTCAAGGAAGCCCGCGGCGTTATCTGCGTCAGCCTCGAAGTCAGCCAGTGCGATAAGCTGCGCCTTCATCCCCAAACACACATCAACACCGCACAGATGGGAACGGCGTTTACTGTCACGGTCGATGCGCATCCGAAGTTCGGCGTCAGCACGGGCGTATCAGCCAAGGATCGGGCGGCGACGATCGCCGTCTGCATCGCCGACGACGCCCAGCCGCAAGATCTGCTCCGACCCGGGCACATTAACCCCTTGCGTGCCCGTGACGGCGGCGTGCTGGTTCGCGCCGGGCAGACCGAAGGCTCGGTTGACCTCGCCCGCCTCGCCGGCATGAAGCCCGCCGCTGTGATCTGCGAGATCATGCGAGACGACGGCGAAATGGCCCGTCGGCCGGAACTTGAAGTCTTCTGCCAGAAGCACCGGCTGAAGATGTGCACCATTGCCGACCTGATCAGTTACCGCCTGCAGCGAGAGCAACTCGTCAAGCGGGTTGAAACCGTCGTCCTGCCGACCAACTGGGGCGACTTCACGCTGATTGCGTACGAAAGTCACGTCGATCCGCAGCCGCACCTGGCGATCTGCAAGGGCGGCATCGGCGAGCTTGGCCCCGACGGGCTGCCCATCGTCCACGAGGAGCCGGTGCTCGTCCGCGTTCACAGCGAATGCCTGACTGGCGACGTCTTCGGCAGCCAGCGTTGCGACTGCGGCCCGCAGCTCTCGGCTGCGATGACCATGATCGAGAAGGAAGGCAAAGGCGCGGTGATCTACCTGCGTCAGGAAGGCCGCGGTATCGGCCTGGTGAATAAGCTGCACGCGTACAAGCTGCAGGAACAGGGACTCGACACCGTCGAAGCCAACGAGCGGCTGGGCCTGCCAGTCGACAAGCGCGACTACGGCATCGGCTCACAGATTTTGCGCGATTTGGGCATCCGCAAGATCCGCATTATGACCAACAACCCCAAGAAGATTCACGGGCTGGAGGGGTACGGCCTGAGCATCGTCGAAAACGTTCCGGTCCGGGTCGAGCCGGGCGAGCACAACGAGAAGTATCTGGCGACGAAGAAGGCAAAGATGGGGCACCGGCTCTAA
- a CDS encoding 3-keto-disaccharide hydrolase translates to MRKTIQTTFALMLTAGLAVAFARAAEPVAKTESKAAPNTLTDQEKKDGWQLLFDGKTTTGWRRLGFDSVPEGPWIVKDGALVHQSGKGGGNDIIYDKQFENFELAWEWIVPKKNGNSGIKYRVLETKGKNGAFGPEYQMMNDPGVTDKHSTASLYDMLPPVNARLAPEGQWNQSRVVIRGNKGEHWLNGQKTVEFEFWNEPFNEALAKSKFKGKEWGKQAKGYIALTDHGDEAMFRSIKIRELPAK, encoded by the coding sequence ATGAGAAAGACAATACAGACGACCTTCGCCCTGATGTTGACCGCCGGTCTGGCCGTAGCATTCGCCCGAGCGGCCGAACCCGTCGCCAAGACCGAGTCCAAAGCTGCTCCCAACACCCTGACAGACCAGGAAAAGAAGGACGGCTGGCAGTTGCTGTTCGACGGCAAGACCACCACCGGCTGGCGGCGGTTGGGATTCGATTCGGTCCCCGAAGGACCGTGGATCGTGAAAGACGGTGCACTGGTTCACCAGAGCGGCAAGGGCGGCGGCAACGACATCATCTACGACAAGCAGTTTGAGAACTTCGAACTGGCGTGGGAATGGATCGTGCCCAAGAAGAACGGCAACTCGGGCATCAAGTACCGCGTGCTGGAAACCAAGGGCAAGAACGGCGCCTTCGGTCCCGAGTACCAGATGATGAATGACCCCGGTGTGACGGATAAGCACTCGACGGCGTCGCTCTACGATATGCTCCCGCCGGTCAATGCCAGGCTCGCGCCGGAAGGGCAATGGAACCAGTCGCGGGTCGTTATCCGTGGCAACAAGGGAGAACACTGGCTCAACGGCCAGAAAACGGTCGAGTTTGAGTTCTGGAACGAACCGTTCAACGAGGCGCTCGCCAAGAGTAAGTTCAAAGGCAAGGAATGGGGCAAGCAGGCCAAGGGATACATCGCGCTCACCGATCACGGCGATGAGGCGATGTTCCGCAGCATCAAGATTCGGGAACTGCCGGCGAAGTAG